One genomic segment of Lysobacter sp. 5GHs7-4 includes these proteins:
- a CDS encoding YafY family protein, producing MRRADRLFLLIHALRGRRQAITAQQLAKTLAVSLRTVYRDVADLQRSGVPIEGEAGVGYVLRKGSDIPPLMFSPDELEALVVGTRFVRAFAGERLGESATAALLKIEAVLPSELKDRSRRTRIFAPQLGDRIEASGVIDALHAAISELRVLRLTYRDNEARASQREIEPLCLSFWGGSWTLGAWCRLRGDFRNFRPDRIVDYAPTGEIFGDSRERGLDAYLRSVGANPAEVG from the coding sequence ATGCGCCGTGCCGACCGACTGTTCCTGCTGATCCATGCCCTGCGCGGACGCCGCCAAGCGATCACCGCCCAGCAGCTGGCCAAGACGCTGGCGGTGTCGCTGCGCACGGTCTACCGCGACGTCGCCGACCTGCAGCGTTCGGGCGTGCCGATCGAAGGCGAGGCCGGCGTGGGCTATGTGCTGCGCAAGGGTTCGGACATCCCGCCGCTGATGTTCAGTCCCGACGAGCTCGAAGCCCTGGTCGTCGGCACGCGTTTCGTGCGCGCGTTCGCGGGCGAACGCCTGGGCGAAAGCGCCACCGCGGCGCTGCTCAAGATCGAGGCGGTGCTGCCGTCGGAGCTCAAGGACCGCAGCCGCCGCACCCGCATCTTCGCCCCGCAGTTGGGCGACCGCATCGAGGCCAGCGGCGTCATCGACGCCCTGCACGCGGCGATCTCCGAGCTGCGCGTGCTGCGGCTGACCTACCGCGACAACGAGGCGCGCGCCAGCCAGCGCGAGATCGAACCGCTGTGCCTGTCGTTCTGGGGCGGCAGCTGGACCCTGGGCGCGTGGTGCCGCCTGCGCGGCGATTTCCGCAACTTCCGCCCCGACCGCATCGTCGACTACGCCCCCACCGGCGAGATCTTCGGCGACAGCCGCGAGCGCGGCCTGGACGCCTATCTGCGTTCGGTCGGCGCCAACCCCGCCGAGGTCGGCTGA
- a CDS encoding HU family DNA-binding protein, whose amino-acid sequence MATKKKVVAKKKAAPKAAAKPAAPKPIKEALSKSGLVAHLAEATGVVAKDVRAILGALEGAVHASISKKGAGAFTLPGILKITAVNVPAKAKRKGINPFTKEEQWFAAKPASVKVKVRPLKKLKDAAA is encoded by the coding sequence ATGGCGACGAAGAAGAAAGTTGTTGCGAAGAAGAAGGCGGCTCCGAAGGCCGCCGCCAAGCCGGCCGCTCCGAAGCCGATCAAGGAAGCGCTGAGCAAGTCGGGCCTGGTCGCCCACCTGGCCGAAGCCACCGGCGTTGTGGCCAAGGACGTGCGCGCGATCCTCGGCGCGCTGGAAGGCGCCGTGCACGCTTCGATCAGCAAGAAGGGCGCTGGCGCGTTCACCCTGCCGGGCATCCTGAAGATCACCGCCGTCAACGTGCCGGCCAAGGCCAAGCGCAAGGGCATCAACCCCTTCACCAAGGAAGAGCAGTGGTTCGCTGCCAAGCCGGCTTCGGTGAAGGTCAAGGTGCGTCCGCTCAAGAAGCTCAAGGACGCCGCGGCCTGA
- a CDS encoding response regulator transcription factor — translation MSAPRIALADDQALVRAGLRALLELQGVSIVFEADDGEALLTRLSEHPVDVILSDIRMPGVDGIEALVRLRERGDRTPVLLLTTFDDGDLLLRATEAGAQGFLLKDAAPEDLYDAIVRVAAGDTLLQPVSTEPVRARYRYHADDAPRALFTEREVSVLRLMAGGYSNKEIARAMFLAEGTVKNYVSVILEKLDTRDRTRAVLKAITLRVI, via the coding sequence ATGAGCGCGCCGCGCATCGCCCTGGCCGACGACCAGGCCCTGGTGCGCGCGGGCCTGCGCGCCTTGCTGGAGCTGCAGGGCGTGAGCATCGTGTTCGAGGCCGACGACGGCGAGGCCTTGCTGACGCGATTGTCCGAGCATCCGGTCGACGTGATCCTCAGCGACATCCGCATGCCCGGCGTCGACGGCATCGAGGCGCTGGTGCGGCTGCGCGAGCGCGGCGACCGCACGCCGGTGCTGCTGCTGACCACCTTCGACGACGGCGACCTGCTGCTGCGCGCGACCGAGGCCGGCGCTCAGGGCTTCCTGCTCAAGGACGCCGCGCCGGAAGACCTGTACGACGCGATCGTGCGCGTCGCCGCCGGCGACACCCTGCTGCAGCCGGTCAGCACCGAGCCGGTGCGCGCGCGCTACCGCTACCACGCCGACGACGCGCCGCGCGCGCTGTTCACCGAGCGCGAGGTCTCGGTGCTGCGGCTGATGGCCGGCGGCTATTCCAACAAGGAAATCGCACGCGCGATGTTCCTGGCCGAGGGCACGGTCAAGAATTACGTGTCGGTGATCCTGGAAAAGCTGGACACGCGCGATCGCACGCGGGCGGTGTTGAAGGCGATTACGTTGCGGGTGATTTGA
- a CDS encoding histidine kinase: MKSLFERTILDNAFLRVVFQPMNLPALLTWLAVALSLRFDDSPDNPGQWLAMAGFALAFLIGDFVPRSQRALTAALLASEAVCALAVSWLAPRGGTSPALLVILSAQLAMVYSARTTLAALLLIDLALLLVLRASGHNAALIVVLIFAGFQAFSSLIAHYARRAEEARDQLSRVNADLLATRALLADSARDAERLRVARELHDVAGHKLTAMTLNLRALAADPDYAKRPEIAIAQRLSGELLGDIRNVVQALRDTRGLDLGVALRALAAPMPRPRLELSIAPDVHLTDPAIAETILRLVQEALTNSARHADADWVRVAIGREGARLRISVEDDGRVRGALHEGNGLAGMRERVSAAGGSLALQTTGRGALRIDAELPA, translated from the coding sequence ATGAAGTCCTTGTTCGAACGCACGATCCTGGACAACGCGTTCCTGCGCGTGGTGTTCCAGCCGATGAACCTGCCGGCGCTGCTGACCTGGCTGGCGGTGGCGCTGTCGCTGCGCTTCGACGACAGCCCGGACAATCCGGGGCAGTGGCTGGCGATGGCGGGGTTCGCGCTGGCGTTCCTGATCGGCGATTTCGTGCCGCGCAGCCAGCGCGCGCTGACCGCGGCGCTGCTGGCTTCCGAAGCGGTCTGCGCATTGGCGGTGAGCTGGCTGGCGCCGCGCGGCGGCACCTCGCCGGCGCTGCTGGTGATCCTGTCGGCGCAGCTGGCGATGGTTTATTCGGCCCGCACCACCCTGGCGGCGTTGCTGTTGATCGACCTGGCCCTGCTCCTGGTGCTGCGCGCGTCGGGCCATAACGCGGCCCTGATCGTGGTGCTGATCTTCGCCGGCTTTCAGGCGTTCTCGTCGCTGATCGCGCACTACGCGCGCCGCGCCGAGGAGGCGCGCGACCAGCTCTCGCGCGTCAACGCCGACCTGCTGGCCACGCGCGCCCTGCTGGCCGACAGCGCGCGCGACGCCGAACGCCTGCGGGTGGCGCGCGAGCTGCACGACGTCGCCGGCCACAAACTCACCGCCATGACCTTGAACCTGCGCGCGCTGGCCGCCGACCCGGATTACGCCAAGCGCCCGGAAATCGCGATCGCGCAGCGCTTGTCGGGCGAATTGCTGGGCGATATCCGCAACGTGGTGCAGGCGCTGCGCGATACCCGCGGCCTGGATCTGGGCGTGGCGCTGCGCGCGCTGGCCGCGCCGATGCCGCGCCCGCGCCTGGAGCTGAGCATCGCGCCGGACGTGCACCTGACCGATCCGGCGATCGCCGAAACCATCCTGCGCCTGGTTCAGGAAGCGCTGACCAACAGCGCCCGCCACGCCGATGCCGACTGGGTGCGGGTGGCGATCGGGCGCGAGGGCGCGCGGCTGCGCATCAGCGTCGAGGACGACGGCCGCGTGCGCGGCGCGCTGCACGAAGGCAACGGCCTGGCCGGCATGCGCGAACGCGTCTCGGCGGCCGGCGGCAGCCTGGCCCTGCAGACCACCGGACGCGGCGCGCTGCGCATCGACGCGGAGCTGCCGGCATGA
- a CDS encoding FAD/NAD(P)-binding protein, producing the protein MRITIIGAGFSGSALASELAAQAGADVDITLVGVAESYGRGVAYGEARPEHLLNVRARDLGAAADYPGEFADWLNLTERARHSFLPRLLYGEYLHARLRAAADTSAATLHLVEQEAIAVERSPGGFRVHLADGSDFFSERVVLSLGALPPQPLAGVGPRLAVHASYLGWPWQDGAIDRIAPDARLLVVGTGLTMADVVATLRRRGHTGPIAALSRHGLLPRRHLDEASPPIALPPTVLQALNAHDLRQLLRALRMLLPIVSDWRSLIDALRPYLQGYWRGLPPPQRARFLRHLRSHWESVRHRLAPPVAAELDALQVSGQLTVRAGRLLRARRGADSVEALIRERGQSQVRSEHYDVLIRATGFDTDIERTTHPLIAHLRESGLISADPLRLGLNASERYEALDGNGAPVRGLYVLGPLLRGRLWEITAVPELRMAARALARQLSAATDAAPRPMPVARAARA; encoded by the coding sequence ATGCGGATCACGATCATCGGCGCCGGCTTCAGCGGCAGCGCCCTGGCGAGCGAACTGGCGGCGCAGGCCGGCGCCGACGTCGACATCACCCTGGTCGGCGTGGCCGAGAGTTACGGCCGTGGCGTGGCCTACGGCGAAGCGCGGCCGGAGCATCTGCTCAACGTGCGTGCGCGCGATCTGGGCGCGGCCGCCGACTATCCGGGCGAGTTCGCCGACTGGCTCAATCTGACCGAGCGCGCGCGCCACAGCTTCCTGCCGCGGCTGCTGTACGGCGAATACCTGCACGCGCGCTTGCGCGCGGCCGCCGACACCAGCGCGGCGACGCTGCACCTGGTCGAACAGGAAGCGATCGCGGTCGAGCGCAGCCCCGGCGGTTTCCGCGTGCATCTGGCCGACGGCAGCGACTTCTTCAGCGAGCGCGTGGTGTTGAGTTTGGGCGCGCTGCCGCCGCAACCCTTGGCCGGGGTGGGCCCGCGCCTGGCGGTGCACGCCAGCTATCTGGGCTGGCCCTGGCAGGACGGTGCGATCGACCGCATCGCGCCGGACGCGCGCCTGCTGGTGGTCGGCACCGGCCTGACCATGGCCGACGTGGTCGCGACCCTGCGCCGGCGCGGCCACACGGGGCCGATCGCGGCGCTGTCGCGCCACGGCCTGTTGCCGCGCCGCCACCTGGACGAAGCCAGCCCGCCGATCGCGCTGCCACCGACGGTGCTGCAGGCCTTGAACGCCCACGATCTGCGCCAGTTGCTGCGCGCGCTGCGCATGCTGCTGCCGATCGTGTCGGACTGGCGCAGCCTGATCGACGCGCTGCGGCCCTACCTGCAGGGCTACTGGCGCGGCCTGCCGCCGCCGCAGCGCGCGCGCTTCCTGCGCCACCTGCGTTCGCACTGGGAAAGCGTGCGCCACCGCCTGGCGCCGCCGGTCGCGGCCGAGTTGGACGCGCTGCAGGTCAGCGGTCAGCTCACCGTGCGCGCCGGCCGCCTGTTGCGCGCGCGCCGCGGTGCCGATTCGGTGGAGGCGCTGATCCGCGAACGCGGCCAGAGCCAGGTCCGCAGCGAGCACTACGACGTGCTGATCCGCGCCACCGGTTTCGACACCGACATCGAGCGCACCACCCATCCGCTGATCGCGCACCTGCGCGAATCCGGACTGATCAGCGCCGATCCGCTGCGCCTGGGCTTGAACGCTTCGGAGCGCTACGAGGCGCTGGACGGCAACGGCGCGCCGGTGCGCGGCCTGTATGTCCTGGGCCCGTTGCTGCGCGGGCGCTTGTGGGAAATCACCGCGGTGCCGGAGCTGCGCATGGCCGCGCGCGCATTGGCGCGTCAGTTGTCGGCCGCCACCGACGCCGCGCCGCGGCCGATGCCGGTCGCGCGCGCGGCGCGCGCCTGA
- a CDS encoding DUF389 domain-containing protein — protein sequence MAHPAALWRWLRQWRRTHLNVPRAEVLHHIDDGGALGARFVFMTVMSCGIAMLGLLQNSVAVIIGAMLISPLMGPIVEMGMSLATFDFRTLRSALATLAVGVATALLISVLIVTASPLREATPEILARTQPTLFDLLVAVFSGLAGAYATITRKGETIVGVAIATALMPPLAVVGFGIATGNGSIAGGAGFLFMTNLLAIALSVTIMGRWYGFGGHDTPKQTAWQATLIVGSFVLLSVPLGLALREIAARGVAEATVRNTLDDDARRNGGRIATLRVDSDGATLNVDATLLTPKHRPQLASALERKLETALGRPVVIELQEVLTADDASLAREQNTLAQLRESVLNLQGAAQRDAAKRDAGEQALRQLRASAIAHFGEFELVQGGSQARWRLRARAGLDLSASRRLESALLAQPEGPRVQVVPALQALPTIGFAAGSAELDATALNALQDTVWALARWQNDAVQVQACAGGDTQLAQARADAVAGWLREQGVAVEAARAASVAETRTLAARDGAAAAQRARIEPVLH from the coding sequence ATGGCCCATCCTGCCGCGCTGTGGCGCTGGCTGCGGCAGTGGCGCCGCACCCATCTGAACGTGCCGCGCGCCGAAGTGCTGCACCACATCGACGACGGCGGCGCCCTGGGCGCGCGCTTCGTGTTCATGACCGTGATGTCCTGCGGCATCGCCATGCTCGGCCTGCTGCAGAACTCGGTCGCGGTGATCATCGGCGCGATGCTGATCTCGCCGCTGATGGGCCCGATCGTGGAAATGGGCATGTCGCTGGCGACCTTCGATTTCCGCACCTTGCGCTCGGCGCTGGCGACGCTGGCGGTGGGCGTGGCGACGGCGTTGCTGATTTCGGTGCTGATCGTGACGGCATCGCCGCTGCGCGAGGCCACGCCGGAGATCCTGGCGCGCACCCAGCCGACCCTGTTCGATCTGCTGGTGGCGGTGTTCTCGGGCCTGGCCGGCGCCTACGCCACGATCACGCGCAAGGGCGAGACCATCGTCGGCGTGGCCATCGCCACCGCGCTGATGCCGCCGCTGGCGGTGGTCGGCTTCGGCATCGCCACCGGCAACGGCAGCATCGCCGGCGGTGCCGGCTTCCTGTTCATGACCAACCTGCTCGCGATCGCGCTGTCGGTGACGATCATGGGGCGCTGGTACGGTTTCGGCGGTCACGACACGCCCAAACAGACGGCGTGGCAGGCGACCTTGATCGTGGGGTCGTTCGTGCTGCTGTCGGTGCCGCTGGGCCTGGCCTTGCGCGAGATCGCCGCGCGCGGCGTGGCCGAAGCGACGGTGCGCAACACCCTGGACGACGACGCGCGCCGCAACGGCGGGCGCATCGCGACCCTGCGCGTGGACAGCGACGGCGCCACCCTCAATGTCGATGCGACCCTGCTCACGCCCAAGCACCGTCCGCAGTTGGCTTCCGCGCTGGAGCGCAAGCTGGAAACCGCGCTGGGGCGGCCGGTGGTGATCGAACTGCAGGAGGTGCTGACCGCCGACGACGCCAGCCTGGCGCGCGAGCAGAACACGCTGGCGCAGTTGCGCGAGAGCGTGCTCAACCTGCAGGGCGCGGCCCAGCGCGACGCCGCCAAACGCGATGCGGGCGAACAGGCGCTGCGTCAGTTGCGCGCCAGCGCGATCGCCCATTTCGGCGAGTTCGAACTGGTGCAGGGCGGCAGCCAGGCGCGTTGGCGGCTGCGCGCGCGCGCCGGACTGGATCTGTCGGCGTCGCGGCGCCTGGAGTCGGCGCTGCTGGCGCAGCCGGAGGGCCCGCGCGTGCAGGTGGTGCCGGCGTTGCAGGCGCTGCCGACGATAGGCTTCGCGGCCGGTTCGGCCGAACTCGACGCGACGGCGCTGAACGCGCTGCAGGACACCGTCTGGGCACTGGCGCGCTGGCAGAACGACGCGGTGCAGGTGCAGGCCTGTGCCGGCGGCGACACCCAGCTGGCGCAGGCGCGCGCCGATGCGGTCGCCGGCTGGCTGCGCGAGCAGGGCGTCGCGGTCGAGGCCGCGCGTGCGGCGAGCGTCGCCGAAACCCGCACCCTGGCCGCGCGCGATGGCGCGGCCGCGGCGCAGCGCGCGCGGATCGAGCCGGTGCTGCACTAG
- the phhA gene encoding phenylalanine 4-monooxygenase produces the protein MNATTPQRVEHQLTDKGYVPVYTTAVVDQPWSSYTASDHAVWAQLFERQQQVLVGRASDEFLRAQRAMHMTPDRIPKFDDLNAVLRAATGWELVGVEGLLPELTFFDHLANRRFPVTWWIRKPEQIDYLSEPDLFHDLFGHVPLLMNPVFADYMQAYGRGGVKAHAIGPEALVNLTRLYWYTVEFGLIKQADGLRIYGSGIVSSKGESIHCLESDAPNRIGFDLERIMRTRYRIDTYQKTYFVLDSFEQLMEATAPDFAPLYAKLAEQGSVPAGEVQAGDTVYHRGSGEGWLNDGDV, from the coding sequence ATGAACGCCACCACGCCGCAACGCGTCGAACACCAGCTCACCGACAAGGGCTACGTGCCGGTCTACACGACCGCCGTGGTGGACCAGCCGTGGTCGAGCTATACGGCCAGCGATCACGCGGTGTGGGCGCAGTTGTTCGAGCGCCAGCAGCAGGTGCTGGTGGGCCGCGCCAGCGACGAGTTCCTGCGCGCGCAGCGGGCGATGCACATGACGCCCGACCGCATCCCCAAGTTCGACGACCTCAACGCGGTGCTGCGCGCCGCCACCGGCTGGGAGCTGGTCGGCGTGGAAGGCTTGCTGCCGGAACTGACCTTTTTCGATCACCTGGCCAACCGCCGCTTCCCGGTGACCTGGTGGATCCGCAAGCCCGAGCAGATCGACTACCTCAGCGAGCCGGACCTGTTTCACGACCTGTTCGGCCACGTGCCGCTGCTGATGAACCCGGTGTTCGCCGACTACATGCAGGCCTACGGCCGCGGCGGCGTCAAGGCGCACGCGATCGGGCCGGAGGCGCTGGTCAACCTGACCCGCCTGTACTGGTACACGGTGGAGTTCGGCCTGATCAAGCAGGCCGACGGCCTGCGTATCTACGGCAGCGGCATCGTCTCGTCCAAGGGCGAGTCGATCCATTGCCTGGAATCGGACGCGCCCAACCGCATCGGTTTCGATCTGGAGCGCATCATGCGCACGCGCTACCGCATCGACACCTATCAGAAGACCTACTTCGTGCTCGACAGCTTCGAGCAGCTGATGGAAGCCACCGCGCCGGATTTCGCCCCGCTATACGCGAAGCTGGCTGAGCAGGGTTCGGTGCCGGCCGGCGAGGTGCAGGCCGGCGACACCGTCTATCACCGCGGCAGCGGCGAGGGCTGGCTCAACGACGGCGACGTCTGA
- a CDS encoding Lrp/AsnC family transcriptional regulator: MSAVELDRTDLLLLAELQRQGRQTNAELAERVHLSASACLRRVQRLEREGVISGYRAEVDPERLGLGLQAFVRVQLNHHDTEALELFRRFVNEWDEVVTCHALTGDMDYLLLVAVRDLEHFSHFLLDRLLNQAGVADVNSSFVLRTVKAFRGLPLPVK, encoded by the coding sequence ATGAGCGCAGTCGAGCTGGATCGCACCGACCTGTTGCTGCTGGCCGAACTGCAGCGCCAGGGCCGCCAGACCAATGCCGAGCTGGCCGAACGCGTGCACCTGTCGGCCTCGGCCTGCCTGCGCCGGGTCCAGCGCCTGGAGCGCGAGGGCGTGATCTCCGGCTACCGCGCCGAGGTCGATCCCGAACGCCTGGGCCTGGGCCTGCAGGCCTTCGTGCGCGTGCAGCTCAACCACCACGACACCGAGGCGCTGGAGCTGTTCCGGCGCTTCGTCAACGAATGGGACGAGGTGGTCACCTGCCACGCGCTCACCGGCGACATGGACTACCTGCTGCTGGTCGCGGTGCGCGACCTGGAGCACTTCTCGCACTTCCTGCTCGACCGTCTGCTCAACCAGGCCGGCGTGGCGGACGTCAATTCGAGTTTCGTGCTGCGCACGGTGAAGGCGTTCCGCGGCCTGCCGTTGCCGGTGAAGTAG
- a CDS encoding aspartate/glutamate racemase family protein: MKTLGLLGGMSWESTVPYYRQINQTVKERLGGLHSARLLLYSVDFAQIERLQHAGDWDAAGRALGEAARSLRAGGAELLVICTNTMHKVADTVEAMSGLPLLHIADPTGAAIRAARLRRIALLGTRFTMEQDFYRQRLSERHGLDVLVPEADERELVHRVIYDELCLGEIRDASREAYRGIIAKLVARGAQGVILGCTEIGLLIGAQDVEVPVFDTTALHARAAALAAIG, translated from the coding sequence ATGAAGACCTTGGGCCTGCTGGGTGGGATGAGCTGGGAATCCACGGTTCCCTATTACCGCCAGATCAACCAGACCGTGAAGGAACGCCTGGGCGGTCTGCATTCGGCGCGCCTGCTGCTGTACAGCGTCGACTTCGCCCAGATCGAGCGCCTGCAGCATGCCGGCGACTGGGACGCGGCCGGGCGCGCATTGGGCGAGGCGGCTCGAAGCCTGCGCGCGGGCGGCGCCGAGCTGCTGGTGATCTGCACCAACACCATGCACAAGGTGGCCGACACCGTGGAGGCGATGTCGGGCCTGCCGCTGCTGCACATCGCCGACCCCACCGGCGCGGCCATCCGCGCGGCCAGGCTGCGGCGCATCGCCTTACTGGGCACGCGTTTCACCATGGAGCAGGACTTCTACCGCCAGCGCCTGAGCGAGCGTCACGGCCTGGACGTGCTGGTGCCGGAGGCGGACGAACGCGAGCTTGTGCATCGGGTGATCTACGACGAGCTGTGCCTGGGCGAAATCCGCGACGCCTCGCGCGAGGCCTATCGCGGCATCATCGCCAAGCTGGTCGCGCGCGGCGCGCAGGGCGTGATCCTGGGCTGCACCGAGATCGGGCTGTTGATCGGCGCGCAGGATGTCGAGGTGCCGGTGTTCGATACCACGGCGCTGCATGCGCGCGCGGCGGCGCTGGCGGCGATCGGGTAG
- a CDS encoding M20/M25/M40 family metallo-hydrolase: MRFALTAAALLLLAACQRAVPPEDAAGARRIEADVRALADDRMQGRATGSAGFDLAAGYVIERMRAIGLQPAGDDGGYRQRVPLLQAQRLAEGNALVIERDGAATALRFRDQFLPLLNFEAERAQVSAPAVFVAQAVHAPELGQDDFAGLELRGKIAVLFGGAPARFPADQRAYYASTDEKLRALAERGAVGAVFVATTGDEETYPWARSAAQWQSPGLSLRGADGGPLERRAPLRVVARVSAAAADLLLGGDGRSAAQLYRDTDAGRLRGFALPGKLSLAAHQRIVPLQSHNLVARLPGGARADEHVVFSAHLDHIGVGAAVGGDAVYNGAVDNALGVAVMLEAARALATAPTRPRRSLLFVAVTGEEHGLLGAQWFARHPGVAPGTLVANLNLDMPLLLAPTRDAVAVGIEHSSLGPLTRQAAREVGMTLSPDPAPQEVMFVRSDQYAFIRAGVPAVYLNAGVVGAGFGDDPRAAQRDYLRRHYHQPSDDARLPIQYADAARLARLNARLATLIADAPQRPTWNTGDFFGQRYGAARPVAPPEPAHDR, encoded by the coding sequence ATGCGATTCGCTCTGACCGCGGCCGCGCTGCTGCTTTTGGCGGCCTGCCAACGCGCCGTGCCGCCCGAGGACGCGGCGGGCGCGCGGCGCATCGAGGCCGACGTGCGCGCGCTGGCCGACGACCGCATGCAGGGGCGCGCGACCGGCAGCGCCGGCTTCGATCTGGCCGCGGGTTACGTGATCGAACGCATGCGCGCGATCGGGCTGCAGCCGGCCGGCGACGACGGCGGCTACCGCCAGCGCGTGCCGCTGCTGCAGGCGCAGCGCCTGGCCGAGGGCAACGCACTGGTGATCGAACGCGACGGCGCCGCCACCGCGCTGCGCTTTCGCGATCAGTTCCTGCCGCTGCTGAACTTCGAGGCCGAGCGGGCACAGGTGTCGGCGCCGGCGGTGTTCGTGGCGCAGGCGGTGCACGCGCCGGAACTGGGTCAGGACGACTTCGCCGGTCTGGAGCTGCGCGGCAAGATCGCAGTGCTGTTCGGCGGCGCGCCGGCGCGGTTCCCCGCCGACCAGCGCGCCTACTACGCCAGCACCGACGAGAAGCTGCGCGCGCTGGCCGAACGCGGCGCGGTGGGCGCGGTGTTCGTGGCCACCACCGGCGACGAGGAAACCTACCCCTGGGCGCGCTCGGCCGCGCAGTGGCAGAGCCCCGGCCTGAGCCTGCGCGGCGCCGACGGCGGCCCGCTGGAACGCCGGGCGCCGCTGCGCGTGGTCGCGCGCGTCAGCGCCGCCGCCGCCGACCTGCTGCTGGGCGGCGACGGACGCAGCGCCGCCCAGCTCTACCGCGACACCGATGCCGGCCGCCTGCGCGGTTTCGCGTTGCCGGGCAAGCTCAGCCTGGCCGCGCACCAGCGCATCGTGCCGCTGCAATCGCACAACCTGGTCGCGCGCCTGCCCGGCGGCGCGCGTGCGGACGAGCACGTGGTGTTCAGCGCGCACCTGGACCACATCGGCGTCGGCGCCGCGGTCGGCGGCGACGCCGTCTACAACGGCGCGGTCGACAACGCCTTGGGCGTGGCGGTGATGCTGGAGGCCGCGCGCGCGCTGGCGACGGCGCCGACACGACCGCGGCGCTCGCTGCTGTTCGTGGCGGTGACCGGCGAGGAGCACGGCTTGCTGGGCGCGCAATGGTTTGCGCGCCATCCCGGCGTGGCGCCCGGCACCCTGGTCGCCAACCTCAATCTGGACATGCCCCTGCTGCTGGCGCCCACGCGCGACGCGGTGGCGGTGGGCATCGAGCACTCCAGCCTCGGTCCGCTCACGCGGCAGGCGGCGCGCGAGGTCGGCATGACGCTGTCGCCGGATCCGGCGCCGCAGGAGGTGATGTTCGTGCGCAGCGATCAGTACGCCTTCATCCGCGCCGGCGTGCCGGCCGTGTACCTCAATGCCGGCGTGGTCGGCGCCGGCTTCGGCGACGATCCGCGCGCCGCGCAGCGCGACTACCTGCGCCGGCACTACCACCAGCCCAGCGACGACGCCCGCCTGCCCATCCAGTACGCCGACGCCGCCCGCCTGGCGCGGCTCAACGCGCGCCTGGCGACCTTGATCGCCGACGCGCCGCAGCGCCCGACCTGGAACACGGGCGATTTCTTCGGGCAGCGCTATGGCGCGGCCCGCCCCGTCGCGCCGCCGGAGCCCGCGCATGACCGCTGA